The DNA region GACTGTTGTGACATAAATTCTAGCACATGAGTGGTTGTATAATTCATTAGGAAATTGTATTTAGATACTACAATATGTTATTCCTTTTTTATTCTATTGTTTGTAAGGCAAGTAATCCTTTCCattttactataaataaaagcacaagAAATGAAAAATACACATCCTAGAAATTCCtcaactctctcttctctctctttgccGCACCCTCTCTCAGAGAAATTAGGCCACAACAAATAAAAGTATGTAGTGTAAACTAAAAGTTGGTAGATTAATGAGGGACATATGtgaaaatcaaataaataattttttcagTACATTAAATATTGATTTTTAAGTTATAATGAAATTTGCGTGACAAAACAAtctaaaatcatttgacaaaaagaaaaaacaattgaaCGGGAAAGGCAACTAGGGAAATATAGCTAGCATTTCTAGAACAAATTATTGTTTAAGAAACCACCAAAATCTTAATCAAGTATAGTAATCTTCTACATTTTAGATTTAAACTTGGATACAATAAAAGTACATTGTTTTAGCCAACTTAACCAGACACATGTTTGCAATAGGCACAAAGATTAGTTTGGGGAGTTGAGATCCTCTTCAGATCTCATTGTCCAAAGCCCGAGGACCTTAAAATTCAGATTGTTCAAAGAGAGAGATAAGGacacttgtttttgtgtgagatGGTGGCCAGCGGAATGGATTCATGAGAGCTAGAGAATTCAATTTAAGTGGTCCAGATTTCTTGGTTCTTGAACTCCTAACAGTGAGATTTGGGGACTATCTCAACTCAGTTTGGGATGCAAATAGAAATCATTTAAGTTCACTGgtctcaaaaaagaaaatgtgaGCCCAAAAACAAAGCTGACTTTAGGCCCAACTCAAATAGTCCAGACGCAAACCCAGAAAAAGCAGCAGCGAAGAGGTAGCAGAGAAGGAGGGAGTCGAAGTGGGAGATGAGCGAATCGGAATTGCCAACGAAAGAGGCAATCGTGCTGAGAGGGCACGAGGGCGCTGTATTAGCCGCCAGGTTCAACAGCGATGGAAACTACTGCCTCAGCGCCGGCAAAGACCGAACCATCCGACTATGGAACCCTCACCGCGGCATCCACATCAAGACCTACAAGTCCCACGGCCGTGAAGTCCGCGACGTTCATGTGACCTCGTAAGTCTCGAACTTTAATGTTGTCCTTCTGTCTTTCGAGCTTTTTGATTGAACCCAAATTTCCAAATTCCGATGAAAACATGTAAATTGTTGTTTAGGGACAATTCCAAATTGTGTTCCTGCGGAGGTGATAGACAAATATTTTACTGGGATGTGGCCACGGGTCGAGTGATTCGAAAGTTTCGGGGACACGAAGGGGAGGTGAATGCTGTCAAGTTCAATGAGTATTCGTCGGTTGTTGTCTCCGCTGGTTTCGATCAGTCGTTGCGTGCTTGGGACTGCAGATCTCACAGCATTGAACCAATTCAGATAATTGACACATTTACAGATAGTGTAATGTCTGTTTGTTTGACAAAGACCGAGATTATTGGTGCAAGTGTTGATGGAACTGTTCGAACATTTGACATGCGTATTGGGAGGTAATGTTGTTACATTGCCCTGAAAATTCAGAGACGAAAAACCCCATGTTTTTAGTTCAGCTGTACCGCTTTGTTACTTTGTGAAAATGCTAATACGTAGACACACcgaagtttaattagaaatttCGTGAGCTTATTGTGACGATATTTAATGTTGTATTACATAGAGAACTATCCGATGACTTGGGGCAACCTGTAAACTGCATCTCAATGTCAAATGACGGTAACTGTGTACTGGCTGGCTGCTTAGATTCAACTTTACGCCTTATTGATAGGTATACATTTGAGTTTACTTATTGTAGATGTGTAACttgcttaatttgcatgcacgCTCCATTCACTAACTGTTTCTTATGATAGAACCTCTGGTGAATTGCTTCAAGAATACAAAGGACACACTTGTAAGGTTAGTATGCAGCTGTGTACTGTGACTCCTCTTGTGATTTTTATTACTATACCATCCCCTTCATGCGTGTTCTCGGCTCTTTTGGTCACTTTTTCTCCGTATTTAGTGGTGATCTTGCAATATTTGACATAGGGTACTACGAAAGTTTTACTCTCTTGTTCATGACTtatcattttaattggttatttcTGTACCAGTCTTACAAATTGGATTGTTGCCTTACCAATACCGATGCCCATGTAACTAGTGGGTCGGAGGATGGTTACATTTTCTTTTGGGATCTGGTAGATGCATCTGTGGCAACAAGTTTCAGAGCGCATTCATCAGTGGTAaagcttatttttcttttccaatcattgtgtttttacttttaaaataatgttGATGTTGAATGCTCATAGCGCCTCTTCCTGTTTCTTGTGTATAAAGTTGTACGTGTGACTAATCCAGCCAAATTGAATAAGATTGTCAACAAATTTAAGAATAATCAGCTGCCTTTCATCATATTGTTTCAGTtctgatatttttcttctttttaaggTGTATTTCTTTGTGATTCCTTGTTAATTGTTCTGTTATAATTTTGACTCTCCTCTGGATCTTGCTCTTTGATGTATCCTACAATAGACTACACTTAGAAAATTAGAGAATAACTAGAAACACACAAGATTTATACTGGTCCGGCAGAACTTTTGCCTacgtccagttgtgatttccTTGGGTAGAGAAACCATGGCTTctttgattaataatagagTTACAGTACTTTTGCAAAATCCTAGAATTAATCCCACTTTGTCCCTCGACTATTTCTGGCTTTTTCTCCCAAATTTCTAGCATTGCCGCACCCTTTTTATAAGTATAGGGTGTGGTTTGCATGCCTGTTTTCTGATTAAGTTTTCTATTTATGGAAATAGAAAGTACACTTTCTTACCTATTCCAATTAGACTTCCAGGATTCCTAATCTAATTGTACAAGGAAACTATGATTCTTTCCTAGTCCAGGAGAAGAATCGGTGCACCTTTAATTTCCCTAATACAATCCTAAACAAAAGAGGACACTAACTTTTATGAGCCAAAATCCTAACATgttcttcttttttaattttctctatATTTTTTTGCTCTTCAATTGTGGTAGCTTTTGGTAAAGCTTTTTCTTTCTGTATATTGTTGTGAACTGGTACATACTAATATGTCATCCTTTTTGTTCTGATTTATTGTCAGAGTAGACAAACATCATGGAGGTTAGTCCTCCCTCTTACGAAATGCTCCCCTCAGATAGAATTAATCAGACTGTCCTTGAAGAACTTGCTTTCTCCCCAGAGCAAACTCCACAATAACTTGAGACTGAGTCTCAAGGGCTTGCTGCTTGCTGGGTACTTTCATAATGTATTAGTTTTAAAGTGAAATGGTAAAGAAAATGCAAAACGAGTTAAAACTTCGATGGTGGGTATGGAAAACACAAACTGAAAAGACCAAATTGTGAAATAGTCAAAGTTTAACTGTCACAAAACTATTCTATGATCTCAAGACAAACTTCGTCGAGGAATTGTGTTGCAACATTCATCGTGATTGTAAGGGGTTTAATAGTAGTTTATTGGTTGCAACATTTTATCATTGCTATGCTTCTTTCTCAAGCAAACTAGTTTAAAGAATAAAAATTTTTACATGTACATTTGATTTTGACCTTGACCATATATGTTTCCTGTTCCTCCGTGTGTATTGTTATGTGGCCCAGGATCTGTTCCGGGGGAAGAACCATACCGTTGTTGAAATATGCATGTTGATTGTTGAATGAAGCGATCATGAGTCATCCCCTGAGGACAATAACACTAGACATCTTAGTTTGCGAAAATGTtcaagttttgttttccatgtaATAATGGTTTGGAATACAATGTTAAACAAAAGTTGgttgaattttcttttatagGTCACAAGTGTCAGTTATCACCCAAAGGACAACTGCATGATAAGTTCGTCTGTTGATGGCACCATTAGGGTGTGGAAGACTTGAAGAAGCAATTAAGCAACTGGACCTCGAGGCGTAGCTATTTTATACCAACTATCTTGCCCTCTTGCCCTCTTGCCCTCTTGCCCTGCACGGAGATTTTCCAATGACTATTCTAGTGTTCAAAGGACAAGTACGTTCAAGCACCTTGTATTGATGATAGAAATTTGTTATATACATTGATTGGTTATATATTTCAGAACTTTCCCTCAATTTGCACAATGTTTTTGCATGGACATAGAGCAGGTAAATCTCCAATCATGCCCAAGCCAAGCGCCATTTTGAATAATAATCGAAATCCTGTGAAAGAGTGAGAATCCGCAAAGATGAGATAATTGCTCGCACACAAGGGAAGAGAATTCTCTCGTCTGATGCTTGTCACTAGAGTTGGTCCCCGACGGATCGTTCGAAAACTAACATTGTAGAATTGCTAAATGAAAACAGAAATCTTTGCAAAAACAAACCAATTAAAAGCAGGAGAAAGCACATACATGGGAAACTAAGTTGAGAGGAATCGGCTGCAAAATTCCAAGGCTTTTGGACACAATTTGAGGTAACAGAGGAGGACGCAGTACGAAAAATGGCAGTCTAGCTGAAGCGactataaaattttgaaattactCCTAAGAAAGTCTTTTTAGACATGACCAGACGATCCCAGCCATTCATAGAAGAGGTGCCAAAACGATTGGATCACGACACGTGGCGACTCGGTAGCTTTGCTTTTGAAATGGAAGGGACCTGAAAGGACTTCGCAGCCTACAAGGCCACGCATGTCTGCGGCGCATTTAATGTGAAGACGCCTCGATTCAGCCACCAACTCGCGGCGGACTCAAATTGAGCAAGCGCCCACTTCTAACAACACTAGGTCCCCACTCAAAATTTCGTGACTAATGGAATTCTTAGCCAAGCACTCACAAAAGAAGGAACCAACCGCCAAAGGCCCACCATTCCGGGTGTATGACGCAATGCCTAACAGCCACCCCCGAATCCGACCGACTCATGCAACTCCCTACCCAAGAAGGACCCTTGGACAAGGAGTTAGGGGACTTGTTAAAGCAGGGTTCATTCTGATCCAGATAGGCCCAAAGGAATATGGGCAAATGAACACTGCCCCAAAGAAAGCACAAGTCCAATGAGCATGGAAAGATGAAGCCGAGCGCTTTAAGGAGCCCATGGCCTCCCGATGTCTAATTAGCAATCGAGCTGAGCACTTCTTTATCAAACACCTTCCGAGCACTAGAGGGCAAGTTTGCCACTAACAACTTTTGGGCACAAGGCTGTAGGAACATAAAGGGTAGCCTAGTCAGGCATCAACTTCATGCCACGTGGTAGCCATACAAGGGAATATAGACCTACGAAGGGAGAGATTTGTCAGTGTAACTGTTACACAAGATGATACATTACGtgttactatacaaatggtgggatatgtgtgctaaaaagttaataacttaaaaaataaaattttctaccaCTCTTATTAAAACACGTAGTGTACTACTTATGTTcttgtcacaactaaaaatttctcctacgAAGGGACATAATGGTTGCCAAGAGAAGTGCTCGATTATGAGTCCCCACCAACTCCGGGGGCCGAGCAAGGCGCTTGGTCGCGTCATCCCAAGAAAGGACACAAGTGGACCTACACAACACTACAACAAAAGTACCTAGTAGTGTCATTTTAGAAAGCGACAAGAAAAACCAATTCTTGTTGGATATTAAGGAAAAATCCGACAGAAACTCATGTAGTGGTGGATAGAAGAACCGACAGCATTGCTAGCGTCATGAAAAGGCTTTTGTTGTTGGTTAGTTCCCTTAATCTGCCAAGAAAAAGGAAAGcgtttacaaataaaaaaaatgacagtAGTGTTGGATAAAAGTGACATTGAAACTCCCATAATAAAAAAGCAGATTTGTTTTGCTCATAACCAACACCACTAAccattaataattaaaaaaaaacaaaaaaagcctatttcaatttttgattaaataaaataaataattaacggaatctaaaaacacaaaccaatTTAACAGAGTTCAAATTTTCAGTAAA from Malus domestica chromosome 01, GDT2T_hap1 includes:
- the LOC139196489 gene encoding uncharacterized protein, producing the protein MSESELPTKEAIVLRGHEGAVLAARFNSDGNYCLSAGKDRTIRLWNPHRGIHIKTYKSHGREVRDVHVTSDNSKLCSCGGDRQIFYWDVATGRVIRKFRGHEGEVNAVKFNEYSSVVVSAGFDQSLRAWDCRSHSIEPIQIIDTFTDSVMSVCLTKTEIIGASVDGTVRTFDMRIGRELSDDLGQPVNCISMSNDGNCVLAGCLDSTLRLIDRTSGELLQEYKGHTCKSYKLDCCLTNTDAHVTSGSEDGYIFFWDLVDASVATSFRAHSSVVTSVSYHPKDNCMISSSVDGTIRVWKT